A stretch of the Panicum virgatum strain AP13 chromosome 9N, P.virgatum_v5, whole genome shotgun sequence genome encodes the following:
- the LOC120692568 gene encoding protein PLASTID TRANSCRIPTIONALLY ACTIVE 16, chloroplastic-like gives MAPALTSSPPSFRPLSSPLRRRAATVLCRASKPGADDDAAKKRTNLFADLGKLADATSLIPALPTPAAGSLFAGGGGGRGRKDSQTVFVAGATGQAGVRVAQTLLRQGFAVRAGVPDLESAQELARLAAAYRLISPAEARRLNAVESDFDDPEAIAKAIGPAAKVVVTVGPGEKGPEAGGVTTDDALRVVQAADLASAAHVVVVYDEGASGGLGGGGSTYNVLDGFTSFFSNLFSRVQTLTLSQFLAKVVETDVSYTLVKASLTDDYSPESSYPLILAKEGASKSSSTISSTDTGKVSKSQIAALVADIFSNVAVAENKVVEVSTNSSAVSKPIAEAFVAIPEDSRRKEYQEAAAKAQAEEVALASQRASEAEAAASNLEAKGMESPSKEGAASPVNGAQASLENLLSRAKGISTDFSWEKFRTQLADATTTRTSTEKGPKAQIATVRGQAKAKKLAPQRAVVKPVAQKVKPQPKQPDTKPEVRPVFGGLFKQETVYVDDD, from the exons ATGGCTCCCGCGCTCACCTCGAGCCCGCCCTCCTTCCGCCCACTCTCCTCCCCGcttcgccgccgtgccgccaccGTCCTGTGCCGCGCCTCCAAGCCCGGCGCGGATGACGACGCCGCCAAGAAGAGGACCAACCTCTTCGCGGACCTCGGCAAGCTCGCGGACGCCACCTCGCTGATACCGGCGCTCCCGACGCCCGCAGCGGGGTCGCTGtttgccggcggtggcggcgggagggGGCGGAAGGACTCGCAGACGGTCTTCGTCGCGGGCGCCACGGGGCAGGCCGGGGTCCGCGTCGCGCAGACGTTGCTGCGCCAGGGCTTCGCCGTGCGCGCCGGCGTCCCGGACCTCGAGTCCGCGCAGGAGCTcgcgcgcctcgccgcggcGTACCGGCTCATATCCCCGGCCGAGGCGCGCCGGCTCAACGCGGTCGAGTCGGACTTCGACGACCCCGAGGCGATCGCCAAGGCCATCGGCCCCGCTGCTAAGGTCGTGGTCACCGTCGGCCCGGGCGAGAAGGGGCCCGAAGCCGGGGGCGTCACCACCGACGACGCGCTCCGGGTTGTGCAGGCCGCGGACCTCGCCAGCGCCGcgcacgtcgtcgtcgtgtATGACGAGGGGGCCAGCGGCGGCCTTGGGGGCGGTGGGTCCACCTACAATGTGCTCGACGGCTTCACGTCCTTCTTCTCCAACCTCTTCTCCCGCGTGCAAACGCTGACGCTCAGCCAATTCCTGGCCAAGGTGGTGGAGACCGATGTCAGTTATACACTTGTCAAGGCTTCACTCACCGACGACTACAGCCCTGAGAGCTCCTACCCCCTGATCCTCGCCAAGGAGGGAGCATCGAAATCGTCCAGCACAATTTCAAGCACCGACACCGGCAAG GTGTCGAAGTCACAGATAGCGGCCCTTGTGGCTGATATATTCTCCAATGTGGCAGTCGCCGAGAATAAG GTTGTTGAAGTTTCAACAAACTCTTCAGCAGTATCAAAGCCGATAGCAGAGGCTTTCGT AGCTATTCCTGAAGATAGTAGAAGAAAGGAGTACCAAGAAGCTGCTGCAAAGGCACAGGCAGAAGAGGTGGCCCTGGCCTCACAGCGAGCTAGTGAAGCTGAAGCAGCTGCCAGTAATCTCGAAGCCAAGGGGATGGAGTCACCCTCAAAGGAGGGAGCCGCTAGCCCCGTGAATGGGGCCCAAGCCTCTTTGGAAAACCTCCTGAGCAGAGCCAAAGGGATCAGCACAGACTTCTCCTGGGAGAAGTTCAGAACACAGCTTGCGGATGCGACGACTACTCGAACCTCCACGGAGAAGGGACCGAAGGCACAGATCGCCACGGTGCGAGGCCAGGCGAAGGCAAAGAAGCTTGCACCACAGAGAGCCGTCGTGAAGCCAGTGGCACAGAAGGTGAAACCGCAACCGAAGCAGCCGGACACCAAGCCTGAAGTAAGGCCAGTGTTCGGCGGCCTCTTCAAGCAAGAAACGGTGTATGTGGACGACGATTGA
- the LOC120691175 gene encoding VAN3-binding protein-like isoform X1 — translation MGDPRARPSAVAAGELRPPEPPLDPLEFLSRSWSASGRAFAPPPPTPPPAALVSPIAEDAACELEDCGVAAAATGSSFSFASAATSQLIMERILAQSQEVAPLTSGRLSHSSGPLNGGGSLSDSPPVSPEIDDAKYCRAVSTPKPQAYRPGNKTVGRWLKDRKEKKKEETRAHNAQVHAAVSVAAVAAAVAAVAAATAAASGSGKDDHAARTDMAVASAATLVAAQCVEAAEAMGAEREHLEAVVGSAVNVRTPGDIITVTAAAATAALRGAATLKARALKEVWNIAAVIPVEKGTVGGGGHHQKHGAPKQQHRKLESNGSSISDDVSLEEENNFLGICSQELLARGTELLKRTRKGALHWKVASVYINRMGLVMLKMKSRHVAGTITKKKKSVVIDVCRDVPAWPGRHLLEDGEHRRYFGLRTAEHRVIEFECTSQREYEMWTKGVARLLSLAGERKRLA, via the exons ATGGGCGATCCGCGGGCCCGCCcgtccgccgtggccgccggcgagctgcggccgccggagccgccgctgGACCCGCTCGAGTTCCTGTCGCGGTCCTGGAGCGCGTCCGGGCGCGCGttcgcgcccccgccgccgacgccgccccccGCCGCGCTCGTCAGCCCCATCGCCGAGGACGCCGCGTGCGAGCTCGAGGACTgcggggtcgccgccgccgcgaccgggAGCTCCTTCTCCTTCGCGTCCGCGGCCACGTCGCAGCTCATCATGGAACGGATCCTCGCGCAGTCC CAGGAAGTGGCGCCGCTCACCTCCGGCCGTCTCTCGCACAGCAGCGGCCCCCTCAACGGCGGCGGCTCCCTCTCCGACAGCCCGCCGGTCTCGCCGGAGATCGATGACGCAAAG TACTGCAGAGCAGTGAGCACGCCGAAGCCTCAGGCATACCGGCCAGGCAACAAGACGGTGGGCCGGTGGCTCAAGGAtcggaaggagaagaagaaagaggagaCGCGGGCGCACAACGCGCAGGTCCACGCCGCCGTCTCGGTCGCGGCGGTGGCagctgcggtggcggccgtAGCTGCTGCGACCGCTGCGGCGTCAGGGTCCGGCAAGGACGATCATGCCGCTCGCACTGACATGGCCGTTGCCTCGGCGGCTACGCTCGTTGCAGCACAGTGCGTCGAGGCCGCGGAGGCCATGGGTGCCGAGCGCGAGCACCTGGAGGCCGTTGTTGGGTCCGCTGTGAACGTCCGGACGCCTGGGGACATCATCACAGTCACGGCTGCCGCTGCCACCG CAGCGTTAAGAGGCGCGGCGACGTTGAAGGCGAGGGCTCTGAAGGAGGTGTGGAACATCGCGGCGGTGATCCCGGTGGAGAAGGGAACGGTGGGCGGCGGAGGGCACCACCAGAAGCACGGCGCGCCGAAGCAGCAGCACCGCAAGCTGGAGAGCAACGGCAGCAGCATCAGCGACGACGTCTCCCTCGAGGAGGAGAACAACTTCCTGGGCATCTGCAGCCAGGAGCTGCTCGCTCGCGGCACCGAGCTGCTCAAACGCACCCGGAAAG GCGCCCTGCACTGGAAGGTTGCGTCGGTGTACATCAACCGGATGGGCCTG GTGATGCTGAAAATGAAGAGCCGGCATGTCGCGGGGACGATcaccaagaagaagaaaa GTGTGGTGATCGACGTGTGCCGCGACGTCCCGGCGTGGCCCGGGCGGCACCTGCTGGAGGACGGCGAGCACCGGCGCTACTTCGGCCTGCGCACGGCGGAGCACCGGGTGATCGAGTTCGAGTGCACCAGCCAGCGGGAGTACGAGATGTGGACCAAGGGCGTGGCGCGGCTCCTgagcctcgccggcgagcggaaGCGCCTCGCgtga
- the LOC120691175 gene encoding VAN3-binding protein-like isoform X2 gives MGDPRARPSAVAAGELRPPEPPLDPLEFLSRSWSASGRAFAPPPPTPPPAALVSPIAEDAACELEDCGVAAAATGSSFSFASAATSQLIMERILAQSQEVAPLTSGRLSHSSGPLNGGGSLSDSPPVSPEIDDAKYCRAVSTPKPQAYRPGNKTVGRWLKDRKEKKKEETRAHNAQVHAAVSVAAVAAAVAAVAAATAAASGSGKDDHAARTDMAVASAATLVAAQCVEAAEAMGAEREHLEAVVGSAVNVRTPGDIITVTAAAATALRGAATLKARALKEVWNIAAVIPVEKGTVGGGGHHQKHGAPKQQHRKLESNGSSISDDVSLEEENNFLGICSQELLARGTELLKRTRKGALHWKVASVYINRMGLVMLKMKSRHVAGTITKKKKSVVIDVCRDVPAWPGRHLLEDGEHRRYFGLRTAEHRVIEFECTSQREYEMWTKGVARLLSLAGERKRLA, from the exons ATGGGCGATCCGCGGGCCCGCCcgtccgccgtggccgccggcgagctgcggccgccggagccgccgctgGACCCGCTCGAGTTCCTGTCGCGGTCCTGGAGCGCGTCCGGGCGCGCGttcgcgcccccgccgccgacgccgccccccGCCGCGCTCGTCAGCCCCATCGCCGAGGACGCCGCGTGCGAGCTCGAGGACTgcggggtcgccgccgccgcgaccgggAGCTCCTTCTCCTTCGCGTCCGCGGCCACGTCGCAGCTCATCATGGAACGGATCCTCGCGCAGTCC CAGGAAGTGGCGCCGCTCACCTCCGGCCGTCTCTCGCACAGCAGCGGCCCCCTCAACGGCGGCGGCTCCCTCTCCGACAGCCCGCCGGTCTCGCCGGAGATCGATGACGCAAAG TACTGCAGAGCAGTGAGCACGCCGAAGCCTCAGGCATACCGGCCAGGCAACAAGACGGTGGGCCGGTGGCTCAAGGAtcggaaggagaagaagaaagaggagaCGCGGGCGCACAACGCGCAGGTCCACGCCGCCGTCTCGGTCGCGGCGGTGGCagctgcggtggcggccgtAGCTGCTGCGACCGCTGCGGCGTCAGGGTCCGGCAAGGACGATCATGCCGCTCGCACTGACATGGCCGTTGCCTCGGCGGCTACGCTCGTTGCAGCACAGTGCGTCGAGGCCGCGGAGGCCATGGGTGCCGAGCGCGAGCACCTGGAGGCCGTTGTTGGGTCCGCTGTGAACGTCCGGACGCCTGGGGACATCATCACAGTCACGGCTGCCGCTGCCACCG CGTTAAGAGGCGCGGCGACGTTGAAGGCGAGGGCTCTGAAGGAGGTGTGGAACATCGCGGCGGTGATCCCGGTGGAGAAGGGAACGGTGGGCGGCGGAGGGCACCACCAGAAGCACGGCGCGCCGAAGCAGCAGCACCGCAAGCTGGAGAGCAACGGCAGCAGCATCAGCGACGACGTCTCCCTCGAGGAGGAGAACAACTTCCTGGGCATCTGCAGCCAGGAGCTGCTCGCTCGCGGCACCGAGCTGCTCAAACGCACCCGGAAAG GCGCCCTGCACTGGAAGGTTGCGTCGGTGTACATCAACCGGATGGGCCTG GTGATGCTGAAAATGAAGAGCCGGCATGTCGCGGGGACGATcaccaagaagaagaaaa GTGTGGTGATCGACGTGTGCCGCGACGTCCCGGCGTGGCCCGGGCGGCACCTGCTGGAGGACGGCGAGCACCGGCGCTACTTCGGCCTGCGCACGGCGGAGCACCGGGTGATCGAGTTCGAGTGCACCAGCCAGCGGGAGTACGAGATGTGGACCAAGGGCGTGGCGCGGCTCCTgagcctcgccggcgagcggaaGCGCCTCGCgtga